DNA sequence from the Anaeromicrobium sediminis genome:
TGGCATTTTTAGAAGCTTCCTTTAAAAGAAGATTATCTGATAGACCTAAGTAATTGTTAGAACCTAATAATAATATTTCGCTTCCATCTATGGTAACTCTACTCTTCTGGCAAGACTGGAGATATTTAAAATTTCGATATAATCCTTTAGATTTGATATTTTCTAGTTTTTCTTTTATTTTATCCATACTCCAACTCCTAATTTTGATAAGTTAAATGTTATCTATATAGTTATATTATATTAATTGTAAACTTATTTCAACTGACAAGTTTACAATTGTCTCAAAATAATATATAATTCAAATAAAATACATAAATTTTGGAGGTCATTATGGTTTTTGAAGAACTTAAGAAAATAATAAATGAAATAATGGATATACCAATGAATGAAATAGAGTTAGGTTCACATCTATATGATGAAATGGATGCGGATTCATTAGATATGTCACAAATAGTGTTGGCCTTAGAAAATAAATATTCTATAGAGATAGATGATGAGGTCTTTGAGGAATTTGATACGGTTGGAAATATTGTAGAATATGTTGAAAAACTAGCAGCATAGGAGGAACTATGAATAAAAGAGTAGTTATTACGGGACTTGGGGCTATAACTCCCATAGGAAATAATGTTGAAGAATTTTGGAAAAGTTGCAAAGATGGAATTTGCGGTATTGATCATATAAAATCCTTTGATCCTTCTAACTTTAAAGTAAAGGTAGCAGCAGAAATTAAAAATTTAAATGAAACAGATCATTTTAAGAGAAAAATAAGTAGAAGATTAGATAGATATTCTAAATTAGGCATTATAGCAGCAAGGGAAGCTTATAGGGACTCAGGTCTAAATGACGAAAATGTGGATAAAAGTAGAATGGGAATTATGGTTGGCACAGGTGTAGGGGGGATGAATACCATATTAGAAGAACACGAAAACTTCTTAAATGGCGGAAGTAATATGATATCTCCTCTGTTAGTTCCTAAATTTATTCCAAATATATTATCGGGAAACCTGGCTATCGAATTTGGGATTAATGGTATGGTAA
Encoded proteins:
- a CDS encoding acyl carrier protein, which codes for MVFEELKKIINEIMDIPMNEIELGSHLYDEMDADSLDMSQIVLALENKYSIEIDDEVFEEFDTVGNIVEYVEKLAA